The nucleotide sequence TCATCACTTCAGGAATACGAAAACTGCCACCAATTTCAACTAATTCGCCTCTGGAAACGATGACATTTTTGTTTTTTCCGAATGTATTCAGTATTAAGAATACCGCTGAGGCATTATTATTTACGATTAAAGCATCTTCAGCCCCCGTCAGTATCTTTAAATATTCCGCTACATGATGGTATCTGTCACCTCTTTCCCCTTTTTTTAAGTCATACTCAAGGTTTGAATAGCTTGTAACAATCTTTTTGATGTTTTCAAATATTTCCTCAGATATTGGTGCCCGTCCGAGATTTGTATGAAGCACTACACCGGTAGCATTAATTACAGGTATGAGTGTGCCCCTATATATTTGCATGTATCTTAAATGAATGTCTTTTATTATTGTGTGTGAATCTAAGGTTTTTACATTGCCTTTAAGAATTCTCTTTCTCAGAGCATCAAGCACTTCGTCGATACAGTAGTTAAGAAGTGCCCTATTATGGCAGTTTGCTGACAAGGAGTTTAATAAAAAATTTTTATTCGGTATTTTTTTAAGTAATTCTTTAGTCATATTGAAGTAAATATATAAAAATATTAGGTGCTATTGCAACATAAAATTGATTTTTAGGATACAATTATATATAATCCTTGTTTTCGGAGGCGCTATGGACAGTTTAATCAAATGTTATAAGCGTTATGATATCTCCTTTATCAAAGGGGAAGGTGCTTATCTTTTTGATAAGGATGGCAAAAGTTATATTGACTTTGGCTCCGGTATATCGGTGACAAATTTAGGTCATTCTTTTGAGCCTGTTGTTAAAGCAATTTGCGAGCAAGCAAAATCGCTCATTCACACTTCTAATCTTTATGGTATTGATATTCAGGAAGAGGTTGCGGATATTATTTCTGAAAATTCGTTTGGTGGCAGCGTGTTTTTTTGCAATTCCGGAGCAGAGGCAAACGAAGCCGCTATTAAGCTTGCAAGAATTTATGGCAATAAAAAGTATAATGGTTTGCGATATAAAATTATATCATTGAAAAACTCCTTTCATGGAAGGACTTATGCGACACTTTCTGCAACCGGGCAAGATAAAGTAAAAGATGGATTCAGACCGGTGGCAGATTACTTTTTTCATATTGATACTAATGACTTTGATGCATTTTTAAGCCTTGCCAAAAAAAATAATGTGGTTGCAGTGATGATTGAGCTTGTTCAGGGGGAAGGCGGTGTAGTACCACTTGA is from Deferrivibrio essentukiensis and encodes:
- a CDS encoding aspartate aminotransferase family protein, whose translation is MDSLIKCYKRYDISFIKGEGAYLFDKDGKSYIDFGSGISVTNLGHSFEPVVKAICEQAKSLIHTSNLYGIDIQEEVADIISENSFGGSVFFCNSGAEANEAAIKLARIYGNKKYNGLRYKIISLKNSFHGRTYATLSATGQDKVKDGFRPVADYFFHIDTNDFDAFLSLAKKNNVVAVMIELVQGEGGVVPLERGFVKALYDYAKNNDILLIVDEIQTGMGRTGELFAYKHYGIEPDIMTMAKALGNGVPIGAMVARKEVGEYLSYGTHGSTFGGNFLACAAAKSVLKEMLKPGFLKSVKEKGDYIKERLVKIFSNVGDVRGIGMMLGVKLCEDIDAAEFVKKALVSGLVIIPAGNNTFRVYPPLNIDYDTLDKGLQIFEQLLTK